The Haloarcula rubripromontorii region ACCCTCTCAGATTTCAACAGCGAGGGGGCCGTCCCGCTCATTGTCGGCGGCGAACACACTGTCTCAGTCGCCGGTGTACGTGCGCTCGATCCGGACGTGTTCGTCTGTCTGGATGCGCATCTGGACCTGCGCGAGTCCTACGCCGGTGACGAGAACTCCCACGCGACGGTGACCCGTCACGCGCTCTCGGTGGCCGACGAGGCAATCGTGCTGGGCGCACGCACCGGCTCCGAGGCCGAGTGGGACCGGGCGAACGAGGCCGACGTGACCGTGGTGCCGCCGGAAGACGTGGCCGACTGGACGCCTGCGTTCGACGACGAGCGAGTGTATCTCTCCGTCGACATCGACGCCGCCGACCCCGGGTTCGCGCCCGGAACTGGGACGCCGGAGCCGTTCGGCCTCGAACCGCGCGAGATGCACGACGTGGTCCGGGCCGTCGCACCGCAGGCCGTCGGCTTCGATGTGGTTGAGGTCAACGACCGCGACGACGGCCAGACAGCGACACTGGCCGCAAAACTCCTTCGGGCGTTCGTGTTTGCCAACGCGGACCAGCGCTAACCCGGAATATATCCGGGCCCATGCCCGCCGTCCGCGTCAGCAGACAACTCGTTCGATATCCAGCGGAGACGCTCGCCGAACAACCGCGTCGACCGGGTCCGCGACGGCCGAGAGATTGTCCGAGTCGCCATCGAGTACCAGTAGTGCGGCCCGGCGGCCGGGTTCGATGACACCACAGTCGAGGCCAACTGCTTCGGCTCCGGCGGTCGTCGCCATCTGAAGCACCGTCCGCGAGGGGAGGTCGAACGTCTTCGCGGTGTACTCCATCTCACGGAACATAGATGGGGCATTCAGCATCACGTTGTCCGTCCCGAGCGCTACGTCCGTGTACTCCAGCAGCGTCTCAATCGGCGGCCGGCCGACCCCGAGGACGCGGTTCGCACGGGGACAGACCGCGATGGGAACGTTCTCGTCGGCCACACGCTCGAGGTGCTCCGCCTCGGCATGGACCATGTGGACCAGCAGGTCCGGCTCCAGATCTAGTGCCGGGTGGATATCGGTGGCGTCCGGTTCGCCGGCGTGGATCGCGAACGGGACTGACCGCTCCGAAGCAGCAGCCCGCTGAGCGGTGAAATCGTCGTCATTCGCGCCACTGGCACCGAACCCGTCGGCCACATCCAGCACCGCGGAGTCGTCGCTCCCGAAGATGAACGGCTCGATATCGAGTCCCTCCGCGGCCTTGCGGAGCGCACGTGCCCCGTCGACGCCGAACTCCCGAAAGTCGAGAAACCCCGCGCTGCCGGTTCGCTGCATGAACCGAAGCGTGCGGTGCATCGCGGTAATCAGCGTCTCGTCGTCGGCCGCTGCGATCTGCTGGTGTTTCAGGCTGTCGGGCGGTACCACCGCCTCCTCCAGTCCAAGACCGACGGCCGCCTCCTTCGCAACGGAGTCGCCAACGTGGGTGTGAGCGTTTACGAATGCTGGCAGAACAATGCGGTCGTGGTCGCTTTCGCGGGCCGGCGTCTCCTCGACAGCTGTGATGTACCCGTCTTCGACGACAACGCTCCCGTGGACTGGTTCGAACGACCGCCCGGCAAGGATAGTGCCTTCGATTCGCTCCATGCGATAGCGAGGTGGCGGAGCTATATGTGTCTCATGGAGGCTCTGCTCTGCTCGCCGTGAGCCACGGTACACTGATACGCCCAGAGCCGGACAGCTCGGGTATGTGTAGCGGTACCACAGTTCCCGAGAGCCGTGCGCTGTCGCCAGACGACTGGCCGCATCCGGCTGAACGCCGGTACGCGGACGCCCAGGCCCGCCTCGCCGACCACTACGACCTCGACGTTGAGTCACGAGTGACAGAGACGGAGGCAGCGGGTCGTGTTCACTACCTCGTCGGCGGGGACCCGGATGGCGACCCAGTCTTTCTGCTCCACGGCGTCGGAACGCCGGCGGCGACGTGGCTGCCGCTGTTCCCCTCGCTCACCGACGAGTACCGCGTGTACGCTCCCGACCGACCCGGACTCGGCCTTTCGGCCGCGCCGAGCTACAGGAACCGGGACCTCCGGTCGTTTTTTGTGGCGTACCTGCTGGAGCTGCTCGATGCGCTCGCTATCGACCGGCCCCACGTAGTCGGCAACTCCCACGGCGGCCTCCAGTCGTTCCTGCTCGCCCTCGACCACGACCGCGTGGACCGACTGCAACTGGTCGGTGCGCCGGGCGGCGTCTCGCGGGACTTTCCGCTCCTGTTTCGCCTGCTGACGGTTCGCGGTCTCAACAGAGTCCTGCTGTGGCTGCTTACCCGCGGCGACCCGGTGGAAAACGCGAGGCAGTCGATGCAGCGGGTCAATGTCGTCGACACCGCAGCGATACCGGGCGTGTTCTACGAACTGCTCGCCGCCGGCCAAGGTCTACCTGGGCGTCGGGAAAGCCAGCAGTCGCTGGCGACTGTACAGGGGTCGTACGGCCGCGCTCACCCCCTCTTTGACATCCGGAACGAAATTGTGCGAATAGACCGTCCGACGCAGTTCGTCTGGGGCACGGAGGACGCCTTCTGGTCACCAACCGTGGGCCGTCCTGTCGCCGAAAAGATGCCAAACGCCGCGTTCCACGAACTTCCGGGACACGGCCATACGCCGTGGCTGGAGCCCAGTGCCGAAGTCGCAGAACTGGTTCGTGCGTTCTGCGATGGACGAGAATATACAAAATAATACAGTGTAAACACCGGTCCACCCCCAGTCTTGTTTCGATTGCCATTCGCTAGTTGCCCGGCATCCGATACACCAAGCAGTCTTTTAGTAAACAGGCAATCTCTGTTGCGAGCATGGACCAGCTATCGTCGTGTTACTTCTGTGGCGGCGCCCTTGACGTTTCGCTCTCCGAATATCCGGTTATCCCGAAATCGCTGGATCCGGGCACTGAACAGCAGGGAACTGTCGTTCTCTGCTCGACGTGCCGGGAGAAGCTCGCAACTATCGTCGAACCGGCCGTCGAGGCAGCGAAGGCAGACGCCCGCGAGACAGCGGACCCGGCTGGCGATGCTGAGGCCGCCGAGCCACCGGGACTGCTGGACGAGTCTGGAACGCAGACGACCGGCGAACAGGCGACCACTGACGGCGTGGTCGAGCCGACCGATGACGGTTCGCTGCTGGGTGCCGACAGCGCGAGTTCGGCAGGACAGGAACAGTCGTCGCAGTCGGCTGAGACGGCGGCCGCGGCTACGGAATCGGATGCGACGGACACGGTTCCGCCGAACAGCACGGACACGCAAACAGCGGAGTCGGCTGAGTCGGATGACACACCGGCTACCACTGAAACCCGAGACACTGATCGCGGTACAGACAGCGACGACAGCCCCTCGCTGACGAAACTGGAGTACAACAAAGTGATGCGCTTGCTCCAGAACCGCGAGATGCCCGTCGACAGAGCGGAGATCCGCGAAGTCGCGGTCAACGCCTACGACATCGACGGTGAGCAGTTCGACGCCATCATCGATGCCGCGGTGGAGCGGGACCTCATCGGGCAGGACAAGGGCCGACTGGTCGAATCGGACGGGTAGCCAGACGCGGTAAAGAAAAGCATACCATTGGCCGTCTCGAAGCCCGCGCTATGAACGCAGGAGACATCGCAGCACGTCTCGACGATAGACTCGACATCGAGGCCTACACCGACATCGACGCCAGTCCGAACGGCCTGCAGGTCGGGCCGGCGACCCACCCGGTCGAGCACGTCGCCTTCGCGGTCGATGCGGCCGTCGAGACCATCGACCGCGCCGCCGAGGCGGGCGCTGACCTCCTCGTAACGCACCACGGCATCGTCTGGGGCGGGATGGAGCGCGTGACGGACACCAACTACCGCCGTGTCGCACCGCTGATCGACAACGACCTGGCGCTGTACGTCGCTCATCTCCCGCTGGACGGGCATCAGTCGCTTGGTAACGCCGCCGGTGTTGCTGACTTGCTGGACCTCGATACCCGTGCCCCGTTCGGGGCGATGGGTGGCGAACATATTGGCCAGCAAGGGACCCTTGCAGAGCCACAGACAGTCTCCGAACTCGCAGAATCCCTCGAAGGAAATATAGACACTGGTGGGCAGTCAGTTCAGGTTCTGGACTTCGGTCCGTCGACTGTCGAGGATGTCGCCATCGTCACCGGCAGCGGCGTCGACTGGCTGCAGGAGGCCGTCGAGGCGGACGCTGACGTACTCGTCACTGGCGAGGGGAAACAGAAGGCCTTCCACGAGGCGCGCGAGCAGGGAATCCACGTCATTCTCGCCGGCCATTACGCGACGGAGACGTTCGGCGTCCAGTCGCTCCAGACCGTCGCCGAGGACTGGGGGCTGGAGACGACCTACATCGACTGCCCGACCGGCCTCTGAGGCGATGGCCAATTCTGTTTCGTACGAGGGTATCAAATCGGATGCGGACCTTATCGCTTGGTCGCGGGCGTACTGTCAGCGAGTTCGCCGCGAGTATGGTGTTTCCGTTCGGTTCGATCTCGTCGACTGGGACGTGTCCCACCGGGCCAAGCGCCGAGCCGCTGCGGTCAAGCGACCGAAGCTGGACGACGCCGCCGTCGGCGAGCGGTACGACTGGGGCAGTCTCGACGGGAGCGACGGCCGCCCGCTCCGGTGTACGGTATCGCTGACCTGGGACGCGTTTTCGGCCTTTGACAGGGACACCTGGGAGATGACGCTGCGTCACGAACTCATCCACGTCGAACAGTACCAGCGCGACGGGACGACTGACCACGGGCACGCGTTTCGAGAACGGGCCGACCAGCTCGACACCGACGTTCACTGTCCAGCCTTCACCGACCCGAAGTACGTCCTCATCTGCGGGGCGTGTGGCTGTCTCGTCGCCCGCCGCTATCAAGACTGCAAGCTTGTCGAGCAACGCCAGCAGTACCGCTCTGACTGCTGTGGGGCCTCGCTGAAGCTGGGCTGACTACAGCAGGAACCTGATGGCCCAGAGAACGCCCATCCCGGTCACCATTGTCGCGAACACGTCCTCGGTCTGCCAGGCGACACCGGCCGCGAGCGCGCCAGCGACGAACTTGTCCGCGGCGAAACCGGTGGCATCGAGGGTCACGAACGACGGGAGGACGAGGGCAGCGAGAACGGCAGCGGGGACGAACCGCAATACCCGTTCGACGACCGGCGGAATCTCGTCGAGCCGACCGAACAGCGCGATAAAGGAGAGCCGACAGGCGTACGTCAACACGCCGATGACAGCGATTACGCCGGCGATCTCAACCGGGCCGTAGTTAGTCGCCATCAGTTCCTCCCGTGGCGGATTCCGTGAGAACGCCAGCAGTGATACCAACGCCGGACGCGACGAGCAGTCCGAGATTGAGCGGAAGCCCAGCGCCGACGACAGCGATGGCTCCACCGACGACAGCGGCAACGCCGGTCGCCGCGTCTTCGATTGCCGGAACCAATATCGCGAGGAAGACAAGCGGGATCGCGAATTCGAGGCCCCAGGCGTCGGGGACGCCAGTGCCGAGCAGCGCTCCGACAACGGTCGTGACCTGCCACACGGCCCAGAGCGTCACGGCGACGCCGAGGTAGTACCACTTCCGGTCCGCCTCGCTGTCGGACCGGTAGTTGGCGACCGACAGCGCGTACGCCTGGTCGGTCAGCACGTAGGCGAGCACCGCTTTCCACCGGCTGGTGAAATCGCGAAAGTACGGCGCGATGGATGCCGAGTACATCAGCAATCGGAGGTTGATGACGACGGCCGTTGCGACAACTACCGTCAGCGGCGCGTTCTGTCCCAGCAGTTCCAGCGCCGCGAGCTGTGATGCGCCAGCAAAGACGACCACCGATAGCCCGACTGCGGCTGGCAGTCCGAGTCCGGCGTTGACCGTCGCGATACCGGCAACGAGGCCAAACGGGATAATCCCCAGTAGAAGTGGCGCAACATCCCGAACGCCGCGCCTGAACGCAGTGGTATCCATAGCTTGCTATCCAACGCAGGGGTGTCTAAGCCCTCCGTTTCAGCCGCGGCATGTGACGACAAATCAACACATAATCCGGCCCCGCCGTGGCGAACCACGACGTTGAAACCCACCCGCGCTCGACTGCACAGCAATGAGCGACCACACCGACGAGCGAGAGACGTTCCATCACGACCCTATCGGACACGCGGAGGCCCGGGCCGGAATGACCGTCGGCGAACTGGCTGACAGCTACGGCGAAGCCGGCATCGGCGCGAGCGACATCCACGAAGCTGTCGACATCTACAGCGAGATGCTCGACGATGACGTGACGACCTTCTTCGGACTGGCCGGCGCGATGGTCCCCACCGGAATGCGGGCCATCGTCAGTGAACTCATCCGCGACGGTCACATCGACGTGCTGGTCACGACGGGCGCGAACTGCACCCACGACAGCATCGAGGCCATCGGCGGCAAGCACCACCACGGCGAGGTCACGCCCGAGGGACGGACGGAGCGCGAACACGACGAGACGCTCCGGGACGAGGGCGTCGACCGCATCTACAACGTCTACCTCCCACAGGAGCATTTTGCCCTGTTCGAGAACCATCTCCGGGACGAGGTGTTCTCGACGCTGGAAGACGAGGGCGCGGTTTCGATCCAGCGCATGACCGAGGAACTCGGCCGGGCAAACGCCGCGGTCAACGAGCGCGAGGACGTGCCCGAGGACGCCGGCGTGCTGGCGGCGGCCTACGAGAACGACGTACCGGTGTACTGCCCGGCCTTCCAGGACTCGGTGCTGGGCCTGCAGGCGTGGATGTACTCCCAGACCAGCGAGTTCACGGTCGACGCGCTTGCGGACATGACACAGATTACGGATATCGCGTACGAGGCCGACAGCGCCGGCGCGATGGTCGTCGGCGGTGGCGTCCCGAAGAACTACGTCCTCCAGACGATGCTCGTCTCGCCCGACGCCTACGACTACGCCGTCCAGTTGACGATGGACCCCTCGAACACCGGCGGCCTCTCCGGTGCGACGCTCGATGAGGCCCGCTCGTGGGGGAAACTTGAAAAGGACGCCCGGAATGTCTCGGTGTATGCCGACGCGACGATTACACTCCCACTGGTCGTGGCCGCGGCCCGTGAGCGCCACAGTACGGACGCGTGATCGCTATGGCGGAGGCGGCTACAGCCCTGATTGCCGCTGGATACGTCTACTGAGAGACATATATCCCTCATATAAACGGTCTTTCACGACCGGTCGCCAGCCGTACGTACCATGTCACAGTACATCTGTCGGCGGGCGTTTGTCGGCGGGACAGCGGCGACACTGGCAAGCGCGGGGCTCGTGGGAAGTGCAACGTCTCAGGAAACAGATGATTCTGAAACAACCAGCAACGAAGCGGACGACAGCGAGCACGGAGCGATGACTGACGAGCCGACCCTCATTGCCCACCGCGGGTTTGCCGGTGTCTACCCGGAGAACACGAAACTGGCGGTCGAGGCGGCCTCGTTCGGTGGGCCGGGAACGCAGACGGCTCACCGGCGCGCCGACATGATTGAGGTCGATGTCGTGCCAACGGCCGACGGCACGCTGGTCACTTTCCACGACAACGGGCTGGCCGAACGCGACGGCGGCGAACGTGGCCTGACAGACACTGAGGGACTCGTCTTCGAGACCGAGACCGATACCGTGACCAGCGCGACCGTTCTCGGCACTGGGGAGACGGTCCCGACGCTCGAAACAGTCATGGACTCGATTCCGCCAAGCGTTGCCGTCAATCTGGAGTTCAAAAACCCCGGCAGCGATGATCTGCGCTTTGCTGAGTCGTTGCCGGACCAGACCCTGTCGACACAGAAAGAGCTGTGGCGACCGTACACCGAGCGTGCGCTTGACCTCGCCAGCGAGTACGACAACGATATCCTCGTCTCGTCGTTCTACGAGGCCGCGCTTGCGACTGTCTGCGACTACGACGACTCGGTTCCCATCGCCTTCCTTTTCTGGGACAGCATCGAGGAGGGGCTAGAGGTCACCCGCCGTTACGACTGCGACGCGATGAACGTCCCTCGGAACATGGTTCAGGGCACGCCCTCGTTCAACGACGACGGCTACATCGAATCCGACTTAGGCGACATCGACCTCGTCGACATCGCTGCCGATGAAGACCGGGATCTGAACGTCTGGACAGTTAGTACGTGGTATCAGGCCCGGGAGCTAGTGCGGGCCGGCGTGGACGGGCTCATCTCTGATTACCCCAGCGTGCTCTCGGTTCAGGACTGACGAACGCCGATGCCGAATGTTGAAGGGGCGACCGGCCGACATCGCTAGTATGGAAGCACCGAACGGGGACGCAGGAATCTACGCCCGCGAGTCGTCGTATCTCGACCGGTACGTCCAGCTTGGAGAAGCCGGTGACCGGATCATCTCGCTATCGTTTCCGTCGCAGGCGGAGGCCGACGCTGGCAGGGACCACGCCCTGCTTGACCGTATCGACGAGTATCTTCAGGGGACCGAGGACGACTTCGCGGATGTCACCGTCGGCCTCACGGTCCCGACCGACCAGCGCACAGTGCTGGAAGCCGTCCGAGAGATTCCCTACGGTGAGGATGCCTCCGTCGCACAGGTCGCTCGCATGACTCCGGATCTGGACACTGACGACGAGGACGACCTCACGCAGGTCCGGGAAGCACTGGCCGCGAACCCCGTGCCACTGCTGATTCCGGACCATCGGGTTCGCGACGGCCCGAGTGCCGCGCCGCCGCCCGTCGAGCAGAAGCTCCGCGCTATCGAGGGGCTCTAGACCCAGAGCCGGTCGACGCCCAGCCCCTCGTGGACAATCAGTTCGAGAGCGTTGACGAGGTAGTGGGCGACGACGACCGCGAGGAAGCTGTTTGTCGCGATAAACAGGCCGGCGAGTCCCAGCCCCAGCGTGCCGGTGACGACGATTCCCACACGGCCCTGTGCGCCGTGCCCCAGCGCGAAGGCGACGGAGGCGACGATGGCCATCGCCCACGCCGGTGCGTTGAGCCCGGCTACAGGGACACCGATAGCCGCCGCCCGGAACAGCAGTTCCTCGACGAGAGCGATGACCGGCAGGACCCCACCCAGCAGTACAATCCAGCCGCCGACCGAGTCCGGGGCGAGTAGTTCCCGCAACGACTCGTCAAAGGCGACACCGAAGCCGTCGGCGAGCGCGGCGGCGAGTTCGTTGCCCACCCAGAACCCGACTCCCGCGCCGATACCGACAGCTAGGGCCGGCGGTCCAGTCGAGAGCGCGGCCGCAGTAATACCGAACGCACTGGCCGGGATTTCGAAGTAGAACGCCCCGGCGACTAGCAGGACACCGAACAGCCCCTGTGTGAACGCGACGTTGGCAAGTAACGCCCCGGTCGAGAGGTCACTCGGCGCGAGCGTGTCGCGCATCTGCCGCCGCTGGGCCGCTGCCCGCCGGGTTTCGAAACGCGGGATGGTCGGGTCTCCCTCGGGCATCGAGACGCTGTCGACTGTGGACGAGACGCCGCCGTCGGGCCGTACGGCTCCCTGTGAGAGTCGTGCGAGACCGAGCAGTGCGGTTAAAAGAAACCCCGTCAGGCCGACGAACGCGGCCCACTCGGGCATTTATTGGGGACTTGGGCTGCCGCTCTGCCGGCCGACCTCGTGGTCGAGCGCCTTGCCCGTGATGGACTTGAGGCGGTCGACCAGCGAGTCCTTCTCGGCTTCGCCGGCGAGGGCGACCTCGAGGACCTCGGAGATGTGTGAGACGGGAATGATCTCGATCATGTCCTCGTACTCGTCTTCGATCATCACGTCTTGGGTGTTCGCTTCGGGGATGATGACCGTATCGAGGCCGGACTTGGCGGCGGCCTCGATCTTGTGCGTGACGCCGCCGACCGGGAGCACGTCGCCCCGGACAGACAGTGAGCCGGTCATGGCGAGGTTCTGCTTGATCGGCACGTCCTCTATCGCGGAGATAACCGCGGTGGCGACGGTGATAGAGGCGGAGTCGCCGTCGACGCCGCCTTCACCGGCCTGCACGAACTGGATGTGGACGTCCTTCTCGGAGATGTCCTCGTCGGAGAACTTCTTGATGATCGCCGAGACGTTCTGGACGGCCTCTTCGGCCATCTCCTTGAGCTGTCCCGTAGCGATGACTTGGCCGGGACCCTGTGACGGGCTGACCTCGGCCATCACGGGGAGGACGATACCGCTGTCCTCGCCCATGACGGCGAGTCCGTTGACGCGCCCGACAACGTCGCCCTGGTTGACGGTGAGTTCGTAGTCCTTGCGGCGCTCGATGTAGTTGTCCGCGAGCTGTTGCTCGATGGACCGGGAGCGTCGTTTGGCCTGCAGCACGTCCGCGCGCTCGGTGCGTTCGCGGTCCTCGGCGCGGGCGATGTCGCCGGCGACGCGGACCAGTCCGCCGAGGTCGCGGAACTTCAGGCTGAGATGGCCTTTGCGGCCGGCGCGACGCCGGGCCTCCAAGATGAGCTCCTGGACGGCCTCCTCGGTGAAGTGTGGGAGTCGACCGTCGTTTTCGACCTCCTGAGCGACGAAGCGTGCGTACTTCCGTCGCATTTCGGGGTCGTCCTCGATGGTGTCGTCCATGTACACCTCGTACCCGTAGCCCTTGATACGGGAGCGCAGCGCGGGGTGCATGTTCTCCATCGCGTCGAGGTTCCCCGCGGCAATCATGATGAAGTCACAGGGGACGGGCTCGGTCTGGACCATCGCGCCCGAGGAGCGCTCGGACTGGCCCGTAATCGAGAACTCGCCCTCCTGGATGGCCGTCATCAGCTTCTGCTGGCTGCGGATGTCGAGCGTGTTGATCTCGTCGACGAACAGCACGCCCTTGTTGGCCTGGTGGATGGCGCCGGGTTCGACGCGGTCATGAGATGGCGTCTCCATCCCGCCGGACTGGAACGGGTCGTGGCGAACGTCGCCCAGCAGCGCGCCGGCGTGAGCGCCCGTGGCGTCCTCGAACGGCGCGGTCTTCTGGTTGGCGTTGTTGACCAGCAGGTTCGGAATCATCGCGTCGCTGCCGCGCGACCCGTAGCGGAAGGCGAGGTAGA contains the following coding sequences:
- a CDS encoding transcription elongation protein SprT, with the protein product MANSVSYEGIKSDADLIAWSRAYCQRVRREYGVSVRFDLVDWDVSHRAKRRAAAVKRPKLDDAAVGERYDWGSLDGSDGRPLRCTVSLTWDAFSAFDRDTWEMTLRHELIHVEQYQRDGTTDHGHAFRERADQLDTDVHCPAFTDPKYVLICGACGCLVARRYQDCKLVEQRQQYRSDCCGASLKLG
- the speB gene encoding agmatinase translates to MLPGAGADREAADYALVGAPLDASTSFRPGARFGPRRVRQFGQQFDDYDHRTDQHFTDCSVYDHGDIGPTADVAEYLTYLQGTLSDFNSEGAVPLIVGGEHTVSVAGVRALDPDVFVCLDAHLDLRESYAGDENSHATVTRHALSVADEAIVLGARTGSEAEWDRANEADVTVVPPEDVADWTPAFDDERVYLSVDIDAADPGFAPGTGTPEPFGLEPREMHDVVRAVAPQAVGFDVVEVNDRDDGQTATLAAKLLRAFVFANADQR
- a CDS encoding alpha/beta fold hydrolase, with the protein product MCSGTTVPESRALSPDDWPHPAERRYADAQARLADHYDLDVESRVTETEAAGRVHYLVGGDPDGDPVFLLHGVGTPAATWLPLFPSLTDEYRVYAPDRPGLGLSAAPSYRNRDLRSFFVAYLLELLDALAIDRPHVVGNSHGGLQSFLLALDHDRVDRLQLVGAPGGVSRDFPLLFRLLTVRGLNRVLLWLLTRGDPVENARQSMQRVNVVDTAAIPGVFYELLAAGQGLPGRRESQQSLATVQGSYGRAHPLFDIRNEIVRIDRPTQFVWGTEDAFWSPTVGRPVAEKMPNAAFHELPGHGHTPWLEPSAEVAELVRAFCDGREYTK
- a CDS encoding CPBP family intramembrane glutamic endopeptidase, producing MPEWAAFVGLTGFLLTALLGLARLSQGAVRPDGGVSSTVDSVSMPEGDPTIPRFETRRAAAQRRQMRDTLAPSDLSTGALLANVAFTQGLFGVLLVAGAFYFEIPASAFGITAAALSTGPPALAVGIGAGVGFWVGNELAAALADGFGVAFDESLRELLAPDSVGGWIVLLGGVLPVIALVEELLFRAAAIGVPVAGLNAPAWAMAIVASVAFALGHGAQGRVGIVVTGTLGLGLAGLFIATNSFLAVVVAHYLVNALELIVHEGLGVDRLWV
- a CDS encoding Nif3-like dinuclear metal center hexameric protein, coding for MNAGDIAARLDDRLDIEAYTDIDASPNGLQVGPATHPVEHVAFAVDAAVETIDRAAEAGADLLVTHHGIVWGGMERVTDTNYRRVAPLIDNDLALYVAHLPLDGHQSLGNAAGVADLLDLDTRAPFGAMGGEHIGQQGTLAEPQTVSELAESLEGNIDTGGQSVQVLDFGPSTVEDVAIVTGSGVDWLQEAVEADADVLVTGEGKQKAFHEAREQGIHVILAGHYATETFGVQSLQTVAEDWGLETTYIDCPTGL
- the lonB gene encoding ATP-dependent protease LonB, which produces MSDNTDTDATPDPDREASDAGEEEASTNGAKQDPDEPASDPSADEPSEDRWGGEGETSETTLGSDVQVDGESDLEGDEENLLGGLDIESTADIEVPDRLVDQVIGQDHARDVIKKAAKQRRHVMMIGSPGTGKSMLAKAMSQLLPREELQDVLVYHNPDDGNEPKVRTVPGGKGEQIVEAHKEEARKRNQMRTFLMWIIIAIVIGYALILVQQVLLGILAAGVIYLAFRYGSRGSDAMIPNLLVNNANQKTAPFEDATGAHAGALLGDVRHDPFQSGGMETPSHDRVEPGAIHQANKGVLFVDEINTLDIRSQQKLMTAIQEGEFSITGQSERSSGAMVQTEPVPCDFIMIAAGNLDAMENMHPALRSRIKGYGYEVYMDDTIEDDPEMRRKYARFVAQEVENDGRLPHFTEEAVQELILEARRRAGRKGHLSLKFRDLGGLVRVAGDIARAEDRERTERADVLQAKRRSRSIEQQLADNYIERRKDYELTVNQGDVVGRVNGLAVMGEDSGIVLPVMAEVSPSQGPGQVIATGQLKEMAEEAVQNVSAIIKKFSDEDISEKDVHIQFVQAGEGGVDGDSASITVATAVISAIEDVPIKQNLAMTGSLSVRGDVLPVGGVTHKIEAAAKSGLDTVIIPEANTQDVMIEDEYEDMIEIIPVSHISEVLEVALAGEAEKDSLVDRLKSITGKALDHEVGRQSGSPSPQ
- a CDS encoding AzlC family ABC transporter permease yields the protein MDTTAFRRGVRDVAPLLLGIIPFGLVAGIATVNAGLGLPAAVGLSVVVFAGASQLAALELLGQNAPLTVVVATAVVINLRLLMYSASIAPYFRDFTSRWKAVLAYVLTDQAYALSVANYRSDSEADRKWYYLGVAVTLWAVWQVTTVVGALLGTGVPDAWGLEFAIPLVFLAILVPAIEDAATGVAAVVGGAIAVVGAGLPLNLGLLVASGVGITAGVLTESATGGTDGD
- a CDS encoding glycerophosphodiester phosphodiesterase — translated: MSQYICRRAFVGGTAATLASAGLVGSATSQETDDSETTSNEADDSEHGAMTDEPTLIAHRGFAGVYPENTKLAVEAASFGGPGTQTAHRRADMIEVDVVPTADGTLVTFHDNGLAERDGGERGLTDTEGLVFETETDTVTSATVLGTGETVPTLETVMDSIPPSVAVNLEFKNPGSDDLRFAESLPDQTLSTQKELWRPYTERALDLASEYDNDILVSSFYEAALATVCDYDDSVPIAFLFWDSIEEGLEVTRRYDCDAMNVPRNMVQGTPSFNDDGYIESDLGDIDLVDIAADEDRDLNVWTVSTWYQARELVRAGVDGLISDYPSVLSVQD
- a CDS encoding MGMT family protein, producing MLKGRPADIASMEAPNGDAGIYARESSYLDRYVQLGEAGDRIISLSFPSQAEADAGRDHALLDRIDEYLQGTEDDFADVTVGLTVPTDQRTVLEAVREIPYGEDASVAQVARMTPDLDTDDEDDLTQVREALAANPVPLLIPDHRVRDGPSAAPPPVEQKLRAIEGL
- a CDS encoding deoxyhypusine synthase; amino-acid sequence: MSDHTDERETFHHDPIGHAEARAGMTVGELADSYGEAGIGASDIHEAVDIYSEMLDDDVTTFFGLAGAMVPTGMRAIVSELIRDGHIDVLVTTGANCTHDSIEAIGGKHHHGEVTPEGRTEREHDETLRDEGVDRIYNVYLPQEHFALFENHLRDEVFSTLEDEGAVSIQRMTEELGRANAAVNEREDVPEDAGVLAAAYENDVPVYCPAFQDSVLGLQAWMYSQTSEFTVDALADMTQITDIAYEADSAGAMVVGGGVPKNYVLQTMLVSPDAYDYAVQLTMDPSNTGGLSGATLDEARSWGKLEKDARNVSVYADATITLPLVVAAARERHSTDA
- a CDS encoding AzlD domain-containing protein; amino-acid sequence: MATNYGPVEIAGVIAVIGVLTYACRLSFIALFGRLDEIPPVVERVLRFVPAAVLAALVLPSFVTLDATGFAADKFVAGALAAGVAWQTEDVFATMVTGMGVLWAIRFLL
- a CDS encoding amidohydrolase family protein; the encoded protein is MERIEGTILAGRSFEPVHGSVVVEDGYITAVEETPARESDHDRIVLPAFVNAHTHVGDSVAKEAAVGLGLEEAVVPPDSLKHQQIAAADDETLITAMHRTLRFMQRTGSAGFLDFREFGVDGARALRKAAEGLDIEPFIFGSDDSAVLDVADGFGASGANDDDFTAQRAAASERSVPFAIHAGEPDATDIHPALDLEPDLLVHMVHAEAEHLERVADENVPIAVCPRANRVLGVGRPPIETLLEYTDVALGTDNVMLNAPSMFREMEYTAKTFDLPSRTVLQMATTAGAEAVGLDCGVIEPGRRAALLVLDGDSDNLSAVADPVDAVVRRASPLDIERVVC